One Brassica napus cultivar Da-Ae chromosome A5, Da-Ae, whole genome shotgun sequence DNA window includes the following coding sequences:
- the LOC106454985 gene encoding uncharacterized protein LOC106454985, producing MDQNEPISKELWNIVRFLLYMIRKGVSKHKLIADFNATLKRGKNLMFHHRRRVPAASTSSDAVSSAAAAAPRQEYEFSCSNTPNYTFPFTNISFMKKKSHNSLFACGQTPQTLDDDAAAARAVLELLHGDKGNVTPAYLTAALSPYFPGFGRTPLVRPLRVTDSPFPLTPENGDVNKAHVDQAADDFIKKFYKNLNQQKKMIEFS from the coding sequence ATGGATCAAAACGAACCAATAAGCAAGGAGCTATGGAACATCGTACGTTTCCTCTTGTACATGATCCGCAAAGGCGTCTCAAAACACAAACTCATTGCCGACTTCAACGCCACTCTCAAACGCGGCAAGAATCTCATGTTCCACCACCGTCGCCGCGTCCCCGccgcctccacctcctccgACGCTGTTTCATCCGCAGCCGCAGCTGCACCACGACAAGAATACGAGTTTAGCTGTAGCAACACTCCAAACTACACTTTCCCTTTTACAAATATTTCTTTCATGAAGAAAAAGAGTCACAATAGTCTCTTTGCGTGTGGTCAAACGCCTCAGACGCTCGATGATGACGCGGCTGCTGCTAGAGCAGTTCTTGAGCTTCTTCATGGTGACAAAGGAAACGTTACGCCGGCGTATTTGACGGCGGCTTTGTCTCCTTACTTTCCAGGGTTTGGTCGGACTCCTTTGGTTAGGCCATTAAGAGTAACGGACTCACCGTTTCCGTTAACACCGGAAAATGGTGACGTGAATAAAGCACACGTGGACCAAGCCGCTGATGATTTTATAAAGAAGTTTTATAAGAACTTGAATCAGCAGAAAAAGATGATTGAGTTCAGCTAA
- the LOC106454984 gene encoding rop guanine nucleotide exchange factor 11-like isoform X2 → MEQEQESYKSRLFHFKNMSEHSASRHVKSWSSDCAMKIDGSDSFDDDDNDLMFRSQPGNFGSVERPPLPSSGDATPNRSDKIGTPRMVSSESMEAQLQAAMEQMKERFSKLLLGEDMSGGGKGVSSALALSNAITNLAASAFGEQRRLEPMPADRKARWRRELGWLISVADHIVEFAPTQQTNKDGSSMEVMTTRQRTDLLCNVPALKKLDAMLLDCLDKFKDQNEFYYVKKDSPDSSETRNDEKWWLPAVKVPPNGLSEMSRRFLQSQKECVNQVLKAAMAINAQVLSEMEIPESYLESLPKNGRASLGDVIYKMITVEMFDADQFLIEMDLSSEHKILDLKNKIEASIVIWKRKMVQKDTKSPWGSGVSTEKREQFEERAETILLLLKQGFPGISQSSLDISKIQCNRDVGLAILEGYSRVLESLAHTVMSKIEDVLYADQLTQEPTNAPSKNRYLVKETMKEERLSFSEDTATGTSLSDVMQWGNKNNEVKKESYYGDREKPLLSKVTGLMTTNKKSSYLETIGVMRSPTARYS, encoded by the exons ATGGAGCAAGAACAAGAGAGTTACAAATCAAGATTGTTTCATTTCAAGAACATGAGTGAACATTCAGCTTCAAGACATGTTAAAAGCTGGAGCTCAGATTGCGCCATGAAAATAGATGGTTCAGACagttttgatgatgatgataatgaccTGATGTTCAGAAGTCAACCCGGAAATTTTGGCAGCGTTGAACGGCCACCTTTGCCTTCAAGCGGTGATGCAACGCCCAACCGCAGTGACAAGATTGGTACTCCGAGGATGGTTTCTTCTGAATCCATGGAAGCACAATTACAAGCAG CCATGGAGCAAATGAAAGAAAGATTTTCAAAACTGCTTCTTGGAGAAGATATGTCTGGAGGAGGAAAAGGCGTTTCTTCGGCTTTGGCTTTATCTAATGCCATTACCAATCTAGCAGCATCTGCCTTTGGAGAACAGAGGCGTTTGGAGCCAATGCCGGCTGATAGAAAAGCGCGCTGGAGAAGAGAACTTGGATGGCTTATCTCTGTGGCTGATCATATAGTTGAATTCGCTCCAAcgcaacaaacaaacaaagatggatcTTCAATGGAAGTCATGACAACAAGACAGAGAACAGATCTACTCTGCAACGTTCCTGCACTTAAGAAACTCGATGCAATGCTCCTT GATTGTCTTGACAAATTCAAGGACCAAAATGAGTTTTATTATGTCAAAAAAGATTCTCCTGATTCTTCAgagacaagaaatgatgagaaaTGGTGGTTACCAGCGGTTAAAGTCCCACCTAATGGCCTCTCCGAGATGTCAAGAAGGTTTCTTCAGAGCCAAAAGGAATGTGTTAATCAAGTCCTTAAAGCTGCAATGGCAATAAACGCTCAAGTTCTCTCTGAAATGGAGATTCCTGAAAGCTACCTGGAATCACTTCCTAAG AACGGGAGAGCTAGCTTGGGAGATGTGATATACAAAATGATAACAGTAGAGATGTTTGATGCAGATCAGTTCCTGATTGAAATGGATTTATCATCCGAGCACAAGATTCTTGATCTAAAGAACAAAATCGAAGCATCTATTGTGATATGGAAGAGAAAGATGGTGCAGAAGGACACAAAATCTCCTTGGGGCTCAGGAGTGAGTACTGAGAAAAGAGAACAGTTTGAAGAAAGAGCTGAAACAATCTTGCTTCTTTTGAAACAAGGGTTTCCTGGAATCTCACAATCCTCGCTTGACATCAGCAAGATTCAATGCAACAGA GATGTAGGACTTGCTATATTGGAGGGCTACTCGAGAGTGCTTGAGAGTTTGGCTCACACGGTGATGTCGAAAATAGAAGACGTGCTTTATGCTGATCAGCTTACTCAAGAACCAACAAATGCACCTTCTAAGAATAGATATCTTGTGAAAGAGACAATGAAGGAGGAAAGACTTAGTTTTTCTGAGGACACGGCTACAGGGACATCACTATCTGATGTTATGCAATGGGGTAACAAGAACAATGAAGTGAAGAAAGAAAGCTATTATGGAGATCGAGAGAAACCATTGCTGTCCAAAGTCACAGGTCTTATGACAACCAACAAGAAGAGTTCTTATCTTGAAACTATTGGAGTTATGAGAAGTCCAACGGCTAGATACTCCTGA
- the LOC106454984 gene encoding rop guanine nucleotide exchange factor 11-like isoform X1 codes for MEQEQESYKSRLFHFKNMSEHSASRHVKSWSSDCAMKIDGSDSFDDDDNDLMFRSQPGNFGSVERPPLPSSGDATPNRSDKIGTPRMVSSESMEAQLQAAMEQMKERFSKLLLGEDMSGGGKGVSSALALSNAITNLAASAFGEQRRLEPMPADRKARWRRELGWLISVADHIVEFAPTQQTNKDGSSMEVMTTRQRTDLLCNVPALKKLDAMLLVRTKNKNYYINLSFYYNSPKILTFFFVYLQDCLDKFKDQNEFYYVKKDSPDSSETRNDEKWWLPAVKVPPNGLSEMSRRFLQSQKECVNQVLKAAMAINAQVLSEMEIPESYLESLPKNGRASLGDVIYKMITVEMFDADQFLIEMDLSSEHKILDLKNKIEASIVIWKRKMVQKDTKSPWGSGVSTEKREQFEERAETILLLLKQGFPGISQSSLDISKIQCNRDVGLAILEGYSRVLESLAHTVMSKIEDVLYADQLTQEPTNAPSKNRYLVKETMKEERLSFSEDTATGTSLSDVMQWGNKNNEVKKESYYGDREKPLLSKVTGLMTTNKKSSYLETIGVMRSPTARYS; via the exons ATGGAGCAAGAACAAGAGAGTTACAAATCAAGATTGTTTCATTTCAAGAACATGAGTGAACATTCAGCTTCAAGACATGTTAAAAGCTGGAGCTCAGATTGCGCCATGAAAATAGATGGTTCAGACagttttgatgatgatgataatgaccTGATGTTCAGAAGTCAACCCGGAAATTTTGGCAGCGTTGAACGGCCACCTTTGCCTTCAAGCGGTGATGCAACGCCCAACCGCAGTGACAAGATTGGTACTCCGAGGATGGTTTCTTCTGAATCCATGGAAGCACAATTACAAGCAG CCATGGAGCAAATGAAAGAAAGATTTTCAAAACTGCTTCTTGGAGAAGATATGTCTGGAGGAGGAAAAGGCGTTTCTTCGGCTTTGGCTTTATCTAATGCCATTACCAATCTAGCAGCATCTGCCTTTGGAGAACAGAGGCGTTTGGAGCCAATGCCGGCTGATAGAAAAGCGCGCTGGAGAAGAGAACTTGGATGGCTTATCTCTGTGGCTGATCATATAGTTGAATTCGCTCCAAcgcaacaaacaaacaaagatggatcTTCAATGGAAGTCATGACAACAAGACAGAGAACAGATCTACTCTGCAACGTTCCTGCACTTAAGAAACTCGATGCAATGCTCCTTGTAAGAACTAAGAACAAAAATTACTATATTAATCTCTCATTTTATTATAATTCTCCtaaaattttgacttttttttttgtttatttgcaGGATTGTCTTGACAAATTCAAGGACCAAAATGAGTTTTATTATGTCAAAAAAGATTCTCCTGATTCTTCAgagacaagaaatgatgagaaaTGGTGGTTACCAGCGGTTAAAGTCCCACCTAATGGCCTCTCCGAGATGTCAAGAAGGTTTCTTCAGAGCCAAAAGGAATGTGTTAATCAAGTCCTTAAAGCTGCAATGGCAATAAACGCTCAAGTTCTCTCTGAAATGGAGATTCCTGAAAGCTACCTGGAATCACTTCCTAAG AACGGGAGAGCTAGCTTGGGAGATGTGATATACAAAATGATAACAGTAGAGATGTTTGATGCAGATCAGTTCCTGATTGAAATGGATTTATCATCCGAGCACAAGATTCTTGATCTAAAGAACAAAATCGAAGCATCTATTGTGATATGGAAGAGAAAGATGGTGCAGAAGGACACAAAATCTCCTTGGGGCTCAGGAGTGAGTACTGAGAAAAGAGAACAGTTTGAAGAAAGAGCTGAAACAATCTTGCTTCTTTTGAAACAAGGGTTTCCTGGAATCTCACAATCCTCGCTTGACATCAGCAAGATTCAATGCAACAGA GATGTAGGACTTGCTATATTGGAGGGCTACTCGAGAGTGCTTGAGAGTTTGGCTCACACGGTGATGTCGAAAATAGAAGACGTGCTTTATGCTGATCAGCTTACTCAAGAACCAACAAATGCACCTTCTAAGAATAGATATCTTGTGAAAGAGACAATGAAGGAGGAAAGACTTAGTTTTTCTGAGGACACGGCTACAGGGACATCACTATCTGATGTTATGCAATGGGGTAACAAGAACAATGAAGTGAAGAAAGAAAGCTATTATGGAGATCGAGAGAAACCATTGCTGTCCAAAGTCACAGGTCTTATGACAACCAACAAGAAGAGTTCTTATCTTGAAACTATTGGAGTTATGAGAAGTCCAACGGCTAGATACTCCTGA
- the LOC106451616 gene encoding ras-related protein RABG3d: protein MSSRRRVLLKVIILGDSGVGKTSLMNQFVNRKFSNQYKATIGADFLTKEVQIDDRIFTLQIWDTAGQERFQSLGVAFYRGADCCVLVYDVNVMKSFENLNNWREEFLIQAAPSDPDNFPFVVLGNKTDVDGGKSRVVSEKKAKAWCASKGNIPYFETSAKEGFNVDAAFECITKNAFKNEPEEEPYLPDTIDVAGGQQHRSTGCEC from the exons ATGTCTTCTCGCAGGAGAGTTCTTCTTAAGGTTATCATCCTCGGCGATAGCGG gGTTGGGAAGACATCGTTGATGAATCA GTTTGTGAATCGCAAGTTTAGTAATCAGTACAAAGCTACGATTGGAGCTGATTTCTTGACTAAAGAGGTTCAAATTGATGACCGCATCTTCACTTTACAG ATTTGGGATACTGCGGGGCAAGAAAGGTTCCAAAGCTTGGGAGTTGCGTTCTACAGAGGAGCTGACTGTTGTGTTCTTGTGTACGATGTCAATGTTATGAAATCTTTCGAGAATCTTAATAACTGGAGGGAAGAGTTCTTGATTCAG GCTGCTCCATCAGATCCTGACAACTTCCCGTTTGTCGTCTTGGGGAACAAGACCGATGTTGATGGTGGCAAAAGCCGAGTG GTTTCTGAGAAGAAAGCAAAAGCTTGGTGTGCATCTAAAGGAAACATTCCTTACTTTGAGACATCTGCCAAAGAAGGATTCAACGTAGACGCCGCTTTTGAGTGCATCACCAAAAATGCCTTCAAGAATGAACCTGAAGAAGAAcc GTACCTACCCGACACCATTGATGTTGCTGGAGGTCAGCAACACAGATCAACAGGGTGTGAGTGCTAA
- the LOC106451615 gene encoding 60S ribosomal protein L37-2, translating into MTKGTGSFGKRRNKSHTLCVRCGRRSFHIQKSRCSACAYPAARKRTYNWSVKAIRRKTTGTGRMRYLRNVPRRFKTGFREGTEAKPRNKAAASSA; encoded by the exons ATG ACGAAGGGAACGGGAAGTTTCGGAAAGAGAAGGAACAAGAGTCACACACTCTGTGTGAGATGTGGCCGTCGCAGTTTCCACATCCAGAAGAGCCGTTGCTCCGCCTGTGCCTACCCCGCCGCTCGCAAGAGGACGT ATAACTGGAGTGTGAAGGCAATCCGTAGAAAGACTACAGGAACTGGAAGGATGAGGTATCTTCGCAATGTGCCTCGCAGGTTCAAGACCGGTTTCAGAGAAG GTACCGAAGCCAAGCCAAGGAACAAGGCAGCTGCTTCATCAGCTTAA